A DNA window from Leishmania braziliensis MHOM/BR/75/M2904 complete genome, chromosome 5 contains the following coding sequences:
- a CDS encoding protein phosphatase type 1 regulator-like protein, with amino-acid sequence MFPLVFVSIHQHFRTHPQPPRLMFANLDEEKKARLRERILQAAAAPPPAPAPAKSNSDSDDEQEVPLQHNESMKHASEQLTINAKSTEVEIANIRLFTLDELDLNQLTECKILSLRKNLIHELSAFPQHLAGRLTELDLFDNKIRKVRDFFDSAMVPDPESGSLLKQSVPQAFYSLTKLDLSYNQLRRITGLGSLGSTLKELYLVENKIKVIEGLDSFVHLELLELGGNRIREIGSGLANLRSLQSLWLGKNKIHSIGDSLHSLRELQKLSLQANRLTSITEEAFKEGCNPHLVELYLSENGISTIENLPLHSLHLLDLSFNPIATINETVINPTNMPELEEFWLTDGNINDWGEVKKFCGFANTLRTIYVERNPIEQDKRYRDKVYMNLPFVTQIDSWPVLNKNNLEADRLIQRRAS; translated from the coding sequence aTGTTTCCCTTAGTTTTCGTCTCAATTCATCAGCACTTCCGTACTCACCCACAGCCTCCTAGACTCATGTTCGCCAATCTggacgaggagaagaaggcgcgaTTGAGAGAAAGAATTCTTcaagccgctgccgcgcctccCCCAGCCCCTGCACCAGCAAAGTCTAACAGCGACAGTGACGATGAACAAGAAgtgccactgcagcacaACGAGAGCATGAAGCACGCATCGGAGCAACTAACAATTAATGCTAAAAGCACCGAGGTGGAAATTGCCAATATTCGACTCTTCACTCTCGACGAGCTCGACCTTAATCAGCTCACCGAGTGTAAgattctctctctgcgcaaAAACCTCATTCATGAGCTCTCTGCTTTTCCGCAGCACTTGGCCGGGCGGCTTACTGAACTAGATCTGTTTGACAACAAGATCAGGAAGGTGCGGGACTTTTTCGACTCAGCAATGGTACCAGACCCCGAAAGTGGATCTCTTTTGAAGCAGTCGGTTCCACAAGCATTCTACTCTCTCACCAAGCTTGATTTGAGTTACAATCAACTACGCAGAATAACGGGCTTAGGTTCGTTAGGCTCGACACTTAAGGAGCTCTATCTGGTTGAAAACAAAATCAAAGTGATCGAAGGGCTCGACAGCTTCGTTCATCTGGAGCTTCTCGAACTCGGTGGCAACCGCATTCGTGAAATTGGATCTGGGTTGGCTAACCTGCGGTCCTTACAGAGTCTGTGGCTCGGCAAAAACAAGATCCATAGTATTGGTGACTCCCTCCACAGCCTTCGCGAGCTGCAGAAACTTAGCCTTCAGGCAAATCGGTTGACCTCCATTACAGAAGAAGCATTCAAGGAAGGCTGCAACCCACATCTCGTGGAGCTTTATCTGTCAGAAAACGGCATTAGCACCATCGAGAACCTGCCCCTGCACTCCCTTCACCTGCTGGATCTCAGCTTCAATCCCATAGCTACAATCAACGAAACTGTCATAAACCCCACCAATATGCCTGAACTGGAAGAGTTTTGGTTGACTGACGGAAACATCAACGACTGGGGAGAGGTCAAAAAGTTCTGCGGGTTTGCTAATACGCTCCGCACCATTTACGTGGAGCGCAACCCTATCGAGCAAGATAAGCGCTATCGGGATAAGGTTTATATGAACCTGCCATTTGTGACCCAGATTGACTCGTGGCCAGTTCTCAACAAAAACAACCTGGAGGCCGATCGCTTGATTCAACGAAGAGCATCGTAG